One Micropterus dolomieu isolate WLL.071019.BEF.003 ecotype Adirondacks linkage group LG23, ASM2129224v1, whole genome shotgun sequence DNA window includes the following coding sequences:
- the npas2 gene encoding neuronal PAS domain-containing protein 2 isoform X1: MDNLSDFSGPCPSTRREWDTNSCVDDLMDEDEKDRAKRASRNKSEKKRRDQFNVLIKELCTMLQGQGHPRKMDKSTILQRTIDFLQKQKDMTAQNETCDVRQDWKPSFLSNEEFTQLMLEALDGFLIALTTDGNIIYVSDSVSSLIGHLPSDMVDQNILNFLPEREHGEVYKLLSSHMLMTDPIAADFMNSEAHIEFCCHLARSNIDPKEPPVYEYVKFVGDFKFHNNVPTSSCNGLELTLPRSLQSSLEEQVCLIATVRLVTPQFLKDLCNVEDPCDEFTSRHSLEWKFLFLDHRASPIIGYLPFEVLGTSGYDYYHVDDLELIAQCHKQLMQFGKGKSCYYRFLTKGQQWIWLQTHYYITYHQWNSKPEFIVCTHTVVSYAEVRAERRRAFGFEELSPPEIAPSSVKAQELYLDICSTLDPPRDRNSSARSVSSHSSRKSSHTALSDSASANSYTEACTPSWQSASIGTEKTSARLQPSSSKNLAQRQNSFDLVPQMSLPLSPTCSKHSAMQQQTQQQQQQQSSMYQLQQPQLCVMNQLKEQLEERTRILQADIKTQQQELHDIKEKLHLANLQMLLQQPAHNDFGQSQQQPQQQQGSGRPAQQSQSGVIRQHSGHPKQPSCGVHSSSPHSLLRESSSPSSQVQQRIAQSVSVPVQTNTSLTMPFYSNPMMFSQTNTRSLQDANQRHTDSEFSQDGQLRMLLNQPMQTLVPSSTVTSQPSQCNMGISQTIYTLEQQIIAPSFSMQQVNCNAVLVPSPVFTSPIMIPHNSFISNQSQSAYHAQTQASQHSLQLQQPQQFFQMTQGLVHGGSTPTFLHTTNVPQQSTVGYIQQQPQTQQLPQATQQQAQQQRQYQHSQNQTGSVSDFGNMLTR; encoded by the exons CACCAACAGCTGCGTGGATGATTTAATGGATGAAGATGAGAAAGACAGGGCTAAAAG GGCATCTCGTAACAAATcggaaaagaaaaggagagaccAATTCAATGTGCTCATCAAGGAGCTGTGCACCATGCTGCAGGGTCAAGGTCATCCGCGCAAGATGGATAAGTCCACCATTCTGCAGAGAACTATTGACTTCTTGCAGAAACAGAAAG ACATGACTGCACAGAATGAAACTTGTGATGTGAGACAGGACTGGAAGCCTTCATTCCTCAGCAATGAGGAGTTCACTCAGCTAATGCTTGAG GCCCTAGATGGTTTCCTGATAGCATTAACTACAGATGGCAACATCATATATGTATCTGACAGCGTGTCTTCACTTATTGGCCATTTACCG TCAGATATGGTGGACCAAAATATCTTGAATTTCCTCCCTGAGCGGGAGCATGGGGAGGTGTATAAGCTGCTATCATCCCACATGCTGATGACTGACCCCATTGCTGCTGACTTCATGAACA gTGAGGCACATATTGAATTTTGCTGTCATCTAGCCAGAAGCAACATTGACCCAAAGGAACCACCTGTATACGAGTATGTCAAGTTTGTTGGAGATTTCAAGTTTCATAACAATG TGCCTACATCTTCTTGTAACGGGCTAGAATTGACGTTGCCAAGAAGCCTGCAGTCATCGCTGGAGGAGCAGGTCTGCCTCATTGCTACTGTACGATTAGTCACTCCACAGTTTCTAAAG GACTTGTGTAATGTGGAAGATCCTTGTGATGAATTCACATCCAGACACAGCCTTGAATGGAAGTTCCTGTTTTTAGACCACAG agCTTCACCAATCATAGGCTATTTACCCTTTGAGGTTCTTGGAACTTCTGGCTATGATTACTATCATGTGGATGACTTGGAGCTTATAGCTCAGTGTCATAAGCAGC tAATGCAGTTTGGAAAGGGCAAGTCCTGCTACTATCGCTTCCTGACCAAAGGTCAACAGTGGATTTGGTTGCAGACTCACTACTACATCACTTACCACCAGTGGAACTCCAAACCCGAGTTTATTGTCTGCACTCACACTGTTGTCAG ttatgCTGAAGTGCGAGCTGAAAGGAGGAGAGCGTTTGGCTTTGAGGAGCTGTCTCCACCGGAGATAGCCCCCTCCTCAGTGAAG GCTCAAGAGCTGTACCTGGACATCTGCTCCACACTGGACCCTCCACGGGACAGAAACAGCAGCGCACGTTCGGTATCCTCCCACAGCTCCCGGAAGTCCTCCCACACAGCGCTGTCAGACTCTGCAT CAGCTAACTCCTACACAGAGGCCTGCACGCCATCATGGCAGTCTGCTTCCATTGGGACAGAGAAGACATCTGCCAGACTCCAACCTAGTAGTTCAAAG AATTTGGCACAAAGACAAAATTCATTTGACCTCGTTCCCCAAATGAGCCTTCCCCTTTCTCCTACCTGCAGCAAGCACTCCGCAATG CAAcagcaaacacaacagcagcagcagcagcagtcgtCCATGTATCAGCTGCAGCAGCCTCAGCTCTGTGTAATGAACCAGCTTaaggagcagctggaggagaggACGCGCATTCTGCAAGCTGACATTAAGACGCAGCAGCAGGAGCTGCATGACATAAAGGAGAAGCTTCACCTCGCTAATCTCCAG ATGTTGTTACAGCAGCCTGCCCACAATGACTTTGGCCAGTCCCAGCAGCagccccagcagcagcagggctcGGGCAGGCCGGCCCAGCAGAGCCAGTCGGGGGTGATCAGGCAGCACTCAGGCCACCCTAAACAACCATCCTGCGGGGTCCACAGCTCATCCCCTCACTCACTCCTGAGGGAAAGCAGCTCACCCTCATCACAG GTCCAGCAGAGGATTGCACAGTCGGTGAGTGTGCCCGTGCAGACAAACACAAGTCTGACAATGCCTTTCTACAGCAACCCCATGATGTTCTCTCAGACCAACACGAGGTCTCTGCAGGACGCAAaccaaagacacacagacagcgaGTTCAGCCAAGACGGACAACTACG CATGCTCCTCAACCAGCCAATGCAGACGCTGGTTCCCTCTAGCACTGTCACCTCGCAGCCTTCCCAGTGCAACATGGGCATCTCCCAAACCAT ATACACCTTGGAGCAGCAGATCATCGCCCCTTCATTCTCCATGCAACAGGTCAACTGCAACGCTGTCCTCGTGCCCTCCCCGGTCTTCACATCCCCCATAATGATCCCACACAACAGTTTCATCTCAAACCAGTCCCAGTCAGCCTACCACGCTCAGACTCAGGCTTCTCAGCACTCCCTGCAGCTACAGCAGCCCCAGCAGTTCTTTCAG ATGACTCAAGGACTCGTACATGGCGGATCTACTCCAACATTTTTACACACCACTAATGTCCCACAGCAAAGCACTGTGGGATACATCCAGCAGCAGCCGCAAACACAGCAACTACCGCAAGCAACGCAGCAACAGGCGCAACAACAAAGGCAATACCAACATTCCCAAAACCAGACTGGCAGTGTTTCAGACTTCGGAAATATGCTGACTCGGTAG
- the npas2 gene encoding neuronal PAS domain-containing protein 2 isoform X2 yields MDNLSDFSGPCPSTRREWDTNSCVDDLMDEDEKDRAKRASRNKSEKKRRDQFNVLIKELCTMLQGQGHPRKMDKSTILQRTIDFLQKQKDMTAQNETCDVRQDWKPSFLSNEEFTQLMLEALDGFLIALTTDGNIIYVSDSVSSLIGHLPSDMVDQNILNFLPEREHGEVYKLLSSHMLMTDPIAADFMNSEAHIEFCCHLARSNIDPKEPPVYEYVKFVGDFKFHNNVPTSSCNGLELTLPRSLQSSLEEQVCLIATVRLVTPQFLKDLCNVEDPCDEFTSRHSLEWKFLFLDHRASPIIGYLPFEVLGTSGYDYYHVDDLELIAQCHKQLMQFGKGKSCYYRFLTKGQQWIWLQTHYYITYHQWNSKPEFIVCTHTVVSYAEVRAERRRAFGFEELSPPEIAPSSVKAQELYLDICSTLDPPRDRNSSARSVSSHSSRKSSHTALSDSASNSYTEACTPSWQSASIGTEKTSARLQPSSSKNLAQRQNSFDLVPQMSLPLSPTCSKHSAMQQQTQQQQQQQSSMYQLQQPQLCVMNQLKEQLEERTRILQADIKTQQQELHDIKEKLHLANLQMLLQQPAHNDFGQSQQQPQQQQGSGRPAQQSQSGVIRQHSGHPKQPSCGVHSSSPHSLLRESSSPSSQVQQRIAQSVSVPVQTNTSLTMPFYSNPMMFSQTNTRSLQDANQRHTDSEFSQDGQLRMLLNQPMQTLVPSSTVTSQPSQCNMGISQTIYTLEQQIIAPSFSMQQVNCNAVLVPSPVFTSPIMIPHNSFISNQSQSAYHAQTQASQHSLQLQQPQQFFQMTQGLVHGGSTPTFLHTTNVPQQSTVGYIQQQPQTQQLPQATQQQAQQQRQYQHSQNQTGSVSDFGNMLTR; encoded by the exons CACCAACAGCTGCGTGGATGATTTAATGGATGAAGATGAGAAAGACAGGGCTAAAAG GGCATCTCGTAACAAATcggaaaagaaaaggagagaccAATTCAATGTGCTCATCAAGGAGCTGTGCACCATGCTGCAGGGTCAAGGTCATCCGCGCAAGATGGATAAGTCCACCATTCTGCAGAGAACTATTGACTTCTTGCAGAAACAGAAAG ACATGACTGCACAGAATGAAACTTGTGATGTGAGACAGGACTGGAAGCCTTCATTCCTCAGCAATGAGGAGTTCACTCAGCTAATGCTTGAG GCCCTAGATGGTTTCCTGATAGCATTAACTACAGATGGCAACATCATATATGTATCTGACAGCGTGTCTTCACTTATTGGCCATTTACCG TCAGATATGGTGGACCAAAATATCTTGAATTTCCTCCCTGAGCGGGAGCATGGGGAGGTGTATAAGCTGCTATCATCCCACATGCTGATGACTGACCCCATTGCTGCTGACTTCATGAACA gTGAGGCACATATTGAATTTTGCTGTCATCTAGCCAGAAGCAACATTGACCCAAAGGAACCACCTGTATACGAGTATGTCAAGTTTGTTGGAGATTTCAAGTTTCATAACAATG TGCCTACATCTTCTTGTAACGGGCTAGAATTGACGTTGCCAAGAAGCCTGCAGTCATCGCTGGAGGAGCAGGTCTGCCTCATTGCTACTGTACGATTAGTCACTCCACAGTTTCTAAAG GACTTGTGTAATGTGGAAGATCCTTGTGATGAATTCACATCCAGACACAGCCTTGAATGGAAGTTCCTGTTTTTAGACCACAG agCTTCACCAATCATAGGCTATTTACCCTTTGAGGTTCTTGGAACTTCTGGCTATGATTACTATCATGTGGATGACTTGGAGCTTATAGCTCAGTGTCATAAGCAGC tAATGCAGTTTGGAAAGGGCAAGTCCTGCTACTATCGCTTCCTGACCAAAGGTCAACAGTGGATTTGGTTGCAGACTCACTACTACATCACTTACCACCAGTGGAACTCCAAACCCGAGTTTATTGTCTGCACTCACACTGTTGTCAG ttatgCTGAAGTGCGAGCTGAAAGGAGGAGAGCGTTTGGCTTTGAGGAGCTGTCTCCACCGGAGATAGCCCCCTCCTCAGTGAAG GCTCAAGAGCTGTACCTGGACATCTGCTCCACACTGGACCCTCCACGGGACAGAAACAGCAGCGCACGTTCGGTATCCTCCCACAGCTCCCGGAAGTCCTCCCACACAGCGCTGTCAGACTCTGCAT CTAACTCCTACACAGAGGCCTGCACGCCATCATGGCAGTCTGCTTCCATTGGGACAGAGAAGACATCTGCCAGACTCCAACCTAGTAGTTCAAAG AATTTGGCACAAAGACAAAATTCATTTGACCTCGTTCCCCAAATGAGCCTTCCCCTTTCTCCTACCTGCAGCAAGCACTCCGCAATG CAAcagcaaacacaacagcagcagcagcagcagtcgtCCATGTATCAGCTGCAGCAGCCTCAGCTCTGTGTAATGAACCAGCTTaaggagcagctggaggagaggACGCGCATTCTGCAAGCTGACATTAAGACGCAGCAGCAGGAGCTGCATGACATAAAGGAGAAGCTTCACCTCGCTAATCTCCAG ATGTTGTTACAGCAGCCTGCCCACAATGACTTTGGCCAGTCCCAGCAGCagccccagcagcagcagggctcGGGCAGGCCGGCCCAGCAGAGCCAGTCGGGGGTGATCAGGCAGCACTCAGGCCACCCTAAACAACCATCCTGCGGGGTCCACAGCTCATCCCCTCACTCACTCCTGAGGGAAAGCAGCTCACCCTCATCACAG GTCCAGCAGAGGATTGCACAGTCGGTGAGTGTGCCCGTGCAGACAAACACAAGTCTGACAATGCCTTTCTACAGCAACCCCATGATGTTCTCTCAGACCAACACGAGGTCTCTGCAGGACGCAAaccaaagacacacagacagcgaGTTCAGCCAAGACGGACAACTACG CATGCTCCTCAACCAGCCAATGCAGACGCTGGTTCCCTCTAGCACTGTCACCTCGCAGCCTTCCCAGTGCAACATGGGCATCTCCCAAACCAT ATACACCTTGGAGCAGCAGATCATCGCCCCTTCATTCTCCATGCAACAGGTCAACTGCAACGCTGTCCTCGTGCCCTCCCCGGTCTTCACATCCCCCATAATGATCCCACACAACAGTTTCATCTCAAACCAGTCCCAGTCAGCCTACCACGCTCAGACTCAGGCTTCTCAGCACTCCCTGCAGCTACAGCAGCCCCAGCAGTTCTTTCAG ATGACTCAAGGACTCGTACATGGCGGATCTACTCCAACATTTTTACACACCACTAATGTCCCACAGCAAAGCACTGTGGGATACATCCAGCAGCAGCCGCAAACACAGCAACTACCGCAAGCAACGCAGCAACAGGCGCAACAACAAAGGCAATACCAACATTCCCAAAACCAGACTGGCAGTGTTTCAGACTTCGGAAATATGCTGACTCGGTAG